Proteins found in one Drosophila busckii strain San Diego stock center, stock number 13000-0081.31 chromosome 2R, ASM1175060v1, whole genome shotgun sequence genomic segment:
- the LOC108604152 gene encoding alpha-mannosidase 2 isoform X2, translating to MSFKLFRRGSARCIGILSAFVTILLCLYYICIGQPNSTHIAESQTLSLHLGRGPNSPAEALSSFNGSASPVLQFQHREPEPYTVDSWGDKCYVLLQSNTNITALEEHSKFDFQPEWMRSKEYWDRGFEERYEAQKKDKQRPPLKVIVVPHSHNDPGWLKTFFNYFQSDSRQILNLLVTKMQEYKDMTFIWSEISFLQLWWDQAHPTKQRALKRLVNSGRIEITTGGWVMTDEANVHIYPMLDQLIEGHQWLKNNLNITPKVGWSIDPFGHGSTVPYLLSGSNFEGAIIQRIHYAWKQWFARQQSGDFIWIPYWLSAKNQGRLLTHNMPFDIYSIKGSCGPHPSICLNFDFRKIPGEYTEYSLKAQYITDENVEEKAQLLLEQYARTASLFPHNVALIPVGDDFRYNKEREVDQQYHNYKKLISHITANKRLYNVDIAFGTPSDYFQAIRERMGADHAFPSFKGDFFVYSDIFSEGRPAYWSGYFTTRPFYKLLSSELEHNLRAAEILFTIAYNTARQSRHEDAIKIYEKNYELIIHARRNLGLFQHHDAITGTSKAAVMRDYAMRLFESTQNMVKMQEASMELLLQSHKSHEHGFLLSEFERDSFNKLPRKMPLQLIRNPTSDEAPTSNPTSAGKDGEASFVLYNALAQKRIEIVTLRVQQPNVRVLNEQGVELKSIQINPVWNISDAYEQGLSGLPPVDTGSTSTGRIHISTRQFEVMFVAELEPLSLTTYRVQVDEFNYKRNIAIVYCDDCATKMNSDHAPGPTAPPAPDKAIQFEIRAKPAGM from the exons ATGTCATTCAAGTTGTTTCGTCGTGGATCCGCGCGCTGCATAGGCATTTTGTCAGCATTTGTGACaatattgctttgcttgtaCTACATCTGTATTGGTCAGCCCAATTCCACGCATATCGCGGAAAGTCAGACTTTGTCATTGCACTTGGGACGTGGACCAAATTCACCTGCTGAGGCGCTGAGCAGTTTTAACGGTAGTGCCTCCCCAGTCTTACAATTTCAACACAGGGAGCCAGAGCCTTACACGGTTGACAGTTGGGGTGACAAGTGCTACGTTCTGCTGCAGAGCAATACGAACATTACCGCCTTAGAAGAGCACAGCAAATTCGATTTTCAG CCGGAATGGATGCGTTCTAAAGAGTACTGGGATCGAGGCTTTGAGGAGCGATACGAGGCGCAgaaaaaagacaaacaaaggCCACCACTGAAGGTTATTGTGGTGCCGCATTCACACAACGACCCTGGTTGGCTGAAGACATTCTTCAATTATTTCCAATCGGATTCGCGTCAGATACTTAACCTGCTGGTGACCAAGATGCAGGAGTATAAAGACATGACGTTCATCTGGTCAGAGATAAGCTTCTTACAGCTGTGGTGGGATCAGGCGCATCCCACTAAACAGCGTGCGCTCAAGCGGCTCGTAAATTCCGGACGCATAGAGATTACCACCGGCGGATGGGTGATGACAGATGAAGCGAACGTGCACATTTATCCAATGTTGGATCAACTAATCGAGGGACATCAGTGGTTAAAGAACAACCTGAACATAACGCCCAAAGTGGGTTGGTCCATTGATCCTTTTGGTCATGGTAGCACAGTGCCCTATCTTTTGTCTGGGTCCAACTTTGAGGGGGCAATTATTCAGCGTATTCACTACGCCTGGAAGCAATGGTTTGCCCGACAGCAGAGCGGAGATTTCATTTGGATTCCCTACTGGCTCTCGGCAAAGAATCAAGGACGCCTGCTTACTCATAACATGCCCTTTGATATTTACTCAATCAAAGGCTCCTGCGGTCCACATCCCTCCATCTGCCTAAATTTTGACTTTCGCAAAATACCCGGAGAGTACACGGAGTACTCGCTTAAGGCCCAGTATATTACCGATGAAAACGTGGAAGAAAAAGCACAGCTACTGCTCGAGCAGTATGCACGCACTGCTTCGCTTTTCCCTCACAATGTAGCACTCATTCCAGTGGGTGATGACTTTCGCTATAACAAAGAGCGAGAGGTGGATCAGCAGTATCACAACTACAAGAAGCTTATTAGCCACATAACGGCTAATAAGCGTCTCTACAATGTGGACATAGCTTTTGGCACGCCTAGTGATTACTTTCAAGCAATACGCGAGCGCATGGGCGCTGATCACGCGTTTCCCAGCTTCAAGGGAGACTTCTTTGTTTATTCGGACATTTTTTCGGAGGGTAGACCCGCCTACTGGTCGGGCTACTTTACTACGCGTCCCTTCTACAAACTGCTCAGCTCCGAGCTGGAACATAATCTGCGAGCAGCCGAAATACTTTTTACCATTGCGTACAATACGGCCCGGCAGTCGAGGCATGAGGACgccattaaaatatatgagaAAAACTATGAGCTCATCATACACGCGAGGCGCAACTTGGGTCTGTTTCAACACCATGATGCTATCACTGGCACTTCCAAGGCAGCCGTAATGCGCGACTACGCCATGCGTCTGTTTGAAAGTACCCAGAATATGGTAAAGATGCAGGAGGCTAGCATGGAGTTGCTGCTCCAGAGCCACAAATCCCATGAGCATGGGTTTCTGCTAAGCGAGTTTGAGCGTGATAGCTTCAATAAACTGCCACGAAAAATGCCTCTACAACTAATTAGGAATCCCACCAGTGACGAAGCCCCGACCTCAAACCCTACATCAGCTGGTAAAGATGGTGAGGCGAGTTTTGTGTTATATAACGCGCTCGCTCAGAAACGCATCGAAATAGTAACTCTGCGTGTGCAGCAGCCCAATGTTCGTGTCCTTAACGAACAAGGTGTTGAACTGAAGAGCATTCAAATAAATCCCGTATGGAATATTAGCGATGCCTACGAGCAAGGATTGAGTGGACTTCCACCGGTTGATACTGGCAGCACATCCACTGGACGCATACACATTTCCACTCGTCAGTTCGAGGTTATGTTCGTTGCCGAGCTAGAGCCCCTTTCCCTCACCACATATCGCGTTCAGGTCGATGAGTTCAATTACAAGCGTAACATTGCGATAGTCTACTGTGACGACTGCGCCACTAAAATGAATAGTGACCATGCACCTGGACCTACGGCACCTCCTGCACCAGACAAAGCGATTCAGTTTGAAATTCGCGCCAAGCCAGCAGGTAT GTGA